From one Amaranthus tricolor cultivar Red isolate AtriRed21 chromosome 17, ASM2621246v1, whole genome shotgun sequence genomic stretch:
- the LOC130803511 gene encoding transcription factor bHLH51-like: MAKNSFYYPSMPEEESISHHFHATASKMHNFEDLPANYSDFEFHDPFDGFPELDHDHNQNHDHGTNTNINPSASASASSQSHRQAEKRRRDRINAQLSRLRRLIPKSDKMDKAALLERVVEQVKELKRQTSEISKLLIVPTESDDITIECQTNNIQQGDHHHDHTNDLMMIKATFCCEDRPDLIPEIIKALKDLNLTIIGAEIATLGGRLKSILLLYYKLDTNLHPDFNFSAIKNSLMGVLTRLTSWPSSSTSNFRVTSKRQRFFFSS; encoded by the exons ATGGCCAAAAATAGCTTTTACTATCCAAGTATGCCGGAAGAGGAAAGTATCAGTCATCATTTTCATGCCACTGCAAGTAAAATGCACAACTTTGAAGATTTGCCTGCAAATTATTCTGATTTTGAATTTCATGACCCTTTTGATGGGTTTCCAGAATTAGATCATgatcataatcaaaatcatgATCATGGtactaatactaatattaaTCCTTCTGCTTCTGCTTCTGCTTCTTCCCAAAGCCATAGACAAGCTGAAAAGCGGCGTCGGGATCGGATTAATGCTCAACTTTCTAGGCTTAGGAGACTCATTCCTAAGTCAGACAAG ATGGACAAGGCTGCACTTTTGGAAAGGGTGGTAGAGCAAGTAAAAGAGCTAAAGAGACAAACATCAGAAATCAGCAAGTTGTTAATTGTCCCAACAGAATCTGATGATATAACCATTGAATGTCAAACAAATAACATACAACAAGGCgatcatcatcatgatcataCCAATGATTTGATGATGATTAAGGCTACATTTTGCTGTGAAGATAGGCCTGATTTAATTCCAGAGATAATCAAGGCATTAAAAGACCTAAACTTGACCATAATCGGAGCTGAGATTGCTACTTTAGGAGGAAGATTGAAGAGTATTTTATTACTTTACTACAAATTAGACACTAATCTTCATCCTGATTTCAATTTTAGTGCTATTAAGAACTCTTTAATGGGGGTTTTGACTAGACTTACTTCTTGGCCTAGTTCTAGTACTTCTAATTTTAGAGTCACAAGTAAGAGGCAACGCTTCTTTTTTTcctcttaa